In a genomic window of Venatoribacter cucullus:
- a CDS encoding hydrolase, with amino-acid sequence MLNKDTTGLMIVDIQGKLSDLMHDSAAMFTQVQKLIKGAEVLGLPVIWMEQIPSKLGKTRPEIAALLPGQPYEKHSFSGMQNTEIAKAVQHTRRKQWLVAGLESHVCVYQTVCDLLRSQYEVHLVTDCVSSRVLTNKELAIRKMEKLGAHLTSMELALFELQRVAEGPEFKQLIQIIK; translated from the coding sequence ATGCTGAACAAAGACACCACCGGCCTGATGATTGTGGATATTCAGGGTAAGTTGTCCGACCTGATGCACGACAGCGCGGCCATGTTTACCCAGGTACAAAAACTGATTAAAGGCGCCGAAGTGCTGGGCCTGCCGGTAATCTGGATGGAGCAAATTCCGTCCAAACTGGGCAAAACCCGCCCGGAAATTGCTGCGCTGCTGCCAGGCCAGCCGTACGAAAAACACAGCTTCAGTGGCATGCAGAACACCGAGATTGCCAAAGCCGTGCAGCATACCCGCCGTAAGCAATGGCTGGTGGCCGGGCTGGAAAGCCATGTGTGCGTGTACCAGACGGTGTGCGATTTACTGCGCAGCCAGTACGAAGTGCATCTGGTTACAGACTGTGTCAGTTCCCGCGTGCTGACCAACAAAGAGCTGGCCATCCGTAAAATGGAAAAGCTGGGCGCGCATTTAACCAGCATGGAGCTGGCACTGTTTGAATTGCAGCGGGTCGCCGAAGGGCCGGAATTCAAACAGCTGATTCAGATTATTAAGTAA
- a CDS encoding TrpB-like pyridoxal phosphate-dependent enzyme has product MKQTKILLPETDIPKQWYNVAADLKNPPAPSLGPDGKPLDGSAMSAIFADNIIEQEVSMQRWIDIPEPVREIYQQWRPTPMFRAHRLEEALGTPCKIYYKYEGISAAGSHKLTSAIAQAYYNKQAGITRLTTETGAGQWGSSLSLAGQMFGIDVRVYMVKVSFEQKPFRRSMMQTWGGEVIASPSNLTEAGRKILAADPNNQGSLGIAISEAVEEAASRADTKYALGSVLNHVLLHQTVIGLEAKKQFALVGDYPDMIFAPCGGGSNFGGAAFPFYADEAAGGKKVRLVAVEPTSCPSLTRGHYAYDFGDTEGLTPLMLQYTLGHDFMPPGIHAGGLRYHGASTLVSQMYHEKLIEAVAVPQVATFQAGVQFARTEGIIPAPESNHAIRACIDEALRCKETGEAKTLFFNLSGHGHFDMVSYDKYLNNQLEDYEYPQAEIDAALERLPKVKGA; this is encoded by the coding sequence ATGAAACAAACCAAAATCCTGCTGCCCGAAACCGATATCCCGAAACAGTGGTACAACGTGGCGGCCGATCTGAAAAACCCGCCGGCGCCGTCACTGGGCCCGGATGGTAAGCCGCTGGATGGTTCTGCGATGTCGGCCATTTTTGCCGACAATATCATTGAGCAGGAAGTCTCGATGCAGCGCTGGATTGATATTCCGGAGCCGGTGCGTGAGATTTACCAGCAATGGCGCCCGACGCCGATGTTCCGCGCCCACCGCCTGGAAGAAGCGCTGGGAACGCCGTGCAAAATTTACTACAAGTACGAAGGCATCAGCGCCGCCGGTTCGCACAAACTGACCTCGGCCATTGCGCAGGCCTATTACAACAAACAAGCCGGTATTACGCGCTTAACCACCGAAACCGGCGCCGGCCAATGGGGTTCGTCGCTGTCGCTGGCGGGCCAGATGTTCGGCATTGATGTGCGTGTGTACATGGTGAAGGTGAGTTTTGAGCAGAAGCCGTTCCGCCGTTCGATGATGCAGACCTGGGGTGGGGAAGTGATTGCCAGCCCGAGTAATCTTACCGAAGCCGGCCGTAAGATTCTGGCCGCCGACCCCAATAACCAGGGCTCACTGGGCATTGCCATTTCCGAAGCGGTGGAAGAAGCCGCCAGTCGCGCCGACACCAAATACGCCCTGGGTTCGGTGCTGAACCACGTGCTGCTGCACCAGACCGTGATTGGCCTGGAAGCGAAAAAGCAATTTGCGCTGGTGGGTGACTACCCGGATATGATTTTTGCCCCTTGTGGTGGCGGTTCTAACTTTGGTGGCGCGGCGTTCCCGTTCTACGCCGACGAAGCGGCCGGTGGCAAAAAAGTGCGTCTGGTGGCGGTTGAACCGACCTCCTGCCCGAGCTTAACCCGTGGTCACTACGCCTACGATTTCGGTGATACCGAAGGCCTGACCCCGCTGATGCTGCAATACACCCTTGGCCACGACTTTATGCCGCCGGGCATTCACGCCGGTGGTTTGCGTTACCACGGTGCTTCTACGCTGGTATCGCAGATGTACCACGAAAAACTGATCGAAGCGGTGGCGGTACCGCAGGTCGCGACCTTCCAGGCCGGTGTGCAGTTTGCCCGCACTGAAGGCATTATCCCGGCACCGGAATCCAACCACGCCATTCGTGCCTGTATCGATGAAGCACTGCGTTGCAAGGAGACTGGCGAGGCCAAGACGCTGTTCTTCAACCTTTCCGGTCATGGTCATTTCGATATGGTGTCGTACGACAAGTATCTGAATAACCAGCTGGAAGACTACGAGTACCCGCAGGCGGAAATTGATGCAGCGCTGGAGCGTTTACCGAAGGTGAAGGGCGCTTAA
- the lon gene encoding endopeptidase La: MSDQEHEYIGREETPSGVALANEILPGQLNILPVNGRPFFPAQVQPVIVDEKLWGETLRRVAKTDHKLLGLAFVDDKLTDEIPTIDRIPLMGCVVRIHHVQAEDGRIQFIAQGVRRYKVLEWLSEKAPLLGRVHYPRHSGDFTDEIKAYAMAVINAIKELVSINPLYSEELKHYLNRFSPNDPSPLTDFAAAITTAEGPALQEILETIPLQKRMEKVLLLLKKEVEVARLQVEINKTVNDNINKHQREFFLKQQLKTIQKELGISKDDKTAEIDEFMQRLQGKTLPKAAQKRIDEELHKLQMLETGSAEYAVTRNYLDWATSIPWGIYSTDAFNLAQAREVLNEHHAGLDDVKDRILEFLAVGTFKQEVSGSIMLLVGPPGVGKTSIGRSIADALGRKFYRFSVGGMRDEAEIKGHRRTYIGALPGKLIQALKDVEVANPVIMLDEIDKLGSSYQGDPASALLEVLDPEQNREFLDHYLDLRVDLSKVLFICTANQLDSIPAPLLDRMDTIRLSGYITEEKLAIAKSHLWPRVLQRHGLKKSQVKIADSTLKAMIEGYARESGVRHLEKLLQQIARKAVVKLLDNPTLKITVSQKDLQAYLGAPVFRAERILRGVGVVTGLAWTAMGGATLPIEAAVVHQQNRGFKLTGKLGEVMKESAEIAYSFAAGHARQFGGDAAFFDQRFIHLHVPEGATPKDGPSAGVTMTTALVSLMLNKRIKRPLAMTGELTLTGQVLPVGGIREKVIAARRSKIMEVILPEANRRDYDELPDHIRKGMTAHFAENYQDVFDVVFG, translated from the coding sequence ATGTCGGATCAGGAACACGAATACATCGGCCGTGAAGAAACCCCCTCCGGGGTGGCACTGGCCAACGAAATATTGCCCGGGCAGCTGAACATTCTGCCGGTGAATGGCCGGCCTTTTTTTCCGGCTCAGGTGCAGCCGGTGATTGTCGATGAAAAGCTCTGGGGCGAAACCCTGCGCCGGGTGGCTAAAACCGACCATAAACTGCTGGGGCTGGCCTTTGTTGACGATAAATTAACCGACGAAATCCCCACCATTGACCGTATTCCGTTAATGGGTTGCGTGGTGCGCATTCATCATGTGCAGGCTGAAGATGGCCGCATCCAGTTTATTGCCCAGGGCGTACGCCGCTACAAAGTGCTGGAATGGCTGAGTGAAAAAGCACCGCTGCTCGGCCGGGTACATTACCCGCGCCACAGCGGTGACTTTACCGACGAAATCAAGGCCTATGCCATGGCGGTAATCAACGCCATTAAAGAACTGGTGAGCATTAATCCGCTGTACTCTGAGGAACTGAAGCATTATTTAAACCGCTTCAGCCCCAACGACCCGTCGCCGTTAACCGATTTTGCCGCGGCCATTACCACTGCCGAAGGCCCGGCGCTGCAGGAAATTCTGGAAACCATTCCGCTGCAGAAGCGCATGGAAAAAGTTTTGCTGCTGCTGAAAAAAGAAGTGGAAGTGGCGCGCCTGCAGGTGGAAATCAACAAAACCGTTAACGACAACATTAACAAGCATCAGCGTGAGTTTTTCCTGAAGCAGCAGTTAAAAACCATTCAGAAAGAATTGGGCATATCCAAAGACGATAAAACCGCCGAAATCGACGAATTTATGCAGCGCCTGCAGGGTAAAACCTTGCCCAAAGCGGCGCAAAAACGCATTGATGAAGAACTGCATAAACTGCAGATGCTGGAAACCGGCTCGGCCGAATATGCCGTTACCCGTAATTATTTAGACTGGGCCACCAGCATTCCCTGGGGCATCTACTCCACCGATGCCTTTAATTTAGCGCAGGCACGCGAGGTGCTTAACGAACACCACGCCGGGCTGGACGACGTAAAAGACCGCATTCTGGAGTTTCTGGCCGTAGGCACCTTTAAGCAGGAAGTCTCTGGTTCCATCATGTTGCTGGTTGGCCCGCCTGGGGTGGGTAAAACCTCCATTGGCCGTTCCATTGCCGATGCGCTGGGGCGCAAATTTTACCGTTTCAGCGTTGGCGGTATGCGCGATGAAGCCGAAATTAAAGGCCACCGCCGTACTTATATTGGCGCCCTTCCCGGCAAGCTGATTCAGGCCTTAAAAGACGTGGAAGTGGCCAACCCGGTGATTATGCTGGATGAAATTGACAAACTCGGCTCGTCCTATCAGGGCGACCCGGCCTCAGCCTTGCTGGAAGTGCTGGACCCGGAACAGAACCGCGAATTTCTCGACCATTATCTGGATTTGCGCGTGGATTTATCCAAAGTGCTGTTTATCTGCACCGCCAACCAGCTCGACAGCATTCCGGCGCCATTGCTCGACCGCATGGATACCATCCGCCTGTCGGGCTACATCACCGAAGAAAAACTGGCCATTGCCAAAAGCCATTTATGGCCACGGGTATTGCAACGCCACGGGCTGAAAAAATCGCAGGTAAAAATTGCCGACAGCACCTTAAAAGCCATGATAGAAGGCTACGCGCGCGAGTCGGGCGTACGCCATCTGGAAAAACTGCTGCAGCAGATAGCCCGCAAAGCGGTGGTGAAATTACTGGACAACCCGACGCTGAAAATTACCGTAAGCCAGAAAGACCTGCAGGCTTATCTAGGTGCGCCGGTGTTCCGCGCGGAACGTATTTTACGCGGCGTCGGCGTAGTAACCGGACTGGCCTGGACCGCCATGGGCGGCGCCACATTACCCATTGAAGCGGCGGTGGTACACCAGCAAAACCGGGGCTTTAAACTCACCGGCAAGCTGGGCGAGGTGATGAAAGAATCGGCCGAAATTGCCTACAGTTTTGCCGCCGGCCACGCCCGGCAATTTGGCGGCGATGCGGCCTTTTTCGACCAGCGTTTTATTCACCTGCACGTCCCCGAAGGGGCCACTCCAAAAGATGGCCCCAGCGCCGGCGTCACCATGACCACCGCGCTGGTATCGTTGATGCTGAACAAACGCATTAAACGCCCGCTGGCCATGACCGGCGAACTCACCCTGACCGGGCAAGTATTACCGGTGGGCGGTATCCGCGAAAAGGTGATTGCCGCACGGCGTTCAAAAATTATGGAAGTGATTTTGCCAGAGGCGAACCGGCGTGATTACGACGAACTCCCCGACCATATCCGCAAAGGGATGACTGCGCATTTCGCCGAAAATTATCAGGATGTGTTTGATGTGGTGTTCGGCTGA
- a CDS encoding pseudouridine synthase, protein MRLDKFLADTTDLTRSLATKAVKQGRVLVNGDKPKSAAVKIADTDLVTFDGETLTLESGFRYIIMNKPTGYVCTHRDSTHPLVFDLLEGIINPRDLHTVGRLDVDTTGLLLITDDGQWSHILTSPKRHKPKVYRAWLAEDLCDEAELRFERGILLEDDDTPTLPAQLQRITPREVLVTIHEGRYHQVKRMFAALSNHVEKLHRESMGGLELPADLAVGEYRPLTEEEIARAIAVG, encoded by the coding sequence ATGCGTCTTGATAAATTTCTTGCTGACACCACCGACCTCACCCGCTCACTGGCCACCAAAGCCGTTAAACAAGGCCGGGTGCTGGTGAACGGTGACAAGCCCAAAAGTGCCGCCGTTAAAATTGCCGACACCGATCTGGTGACCTTCGATGGTGAAACCCTGACGCTGGAAAGCGGCTTCCGCTACATCATCATGAACAAACCGACCGGTTATGTGTGCACCCACCGCGACAGCACTCACCCGCTGGTGTTCGACCTGCTGGAAGGCATTATCAACCCACGCGACCTGCACACCGTCGGCCGCCTGGACGTCGACACCACCGGCCTGCTGCTGATCACCGACGACGGCCAGTGGTCGCACATTCTCACCTCGCCCAAACGCCACAAACCCAAGGTATACCGTGCCTGGCTGGCTGAAGACCTGTGCGACGAAGCCGAATTGCGTTTTGAGCGCGGCATTCTGCTGGAAGATGACGACACCCCCACCTTACCGGCGCAGCTGCAGCGCATTACCCCGCGCGAAGTGCTGGTGACCATCCACGAGGGTCGTTACCACCAGGTTAAGCGCATGTTTGCCGCGCTGAGCAATCATGTGGAAAAACTGCACCGCGAGAGTATGGGAGGGCTGGAGCTGCCCGCTGACCTGGCCGTGGGTGAGTACCGGCCGTTGACGGAAGAAGAAATAGCCCGGGCTATAGCCGTTGGCTGA